From Daphnia pulicaria isolate SC F1-1A chromosome 4, SC_F0-13Bv2, whole genome shotgun sequence, one genomic window encodes:
- the LOC124337641 gene encoding NFATC2-interacting protein-like yields the protein MSVAEHSDNSDEDFSSLYSGACKRFKKEKQAVCSSGKPHLANKKETKIFTSAGNVSPTPVQQIDESSDEEVLRVPNREIQEVDLDETEVHDETDRQVETLEDIEDCINISPEVSFSEDLTARKLSKVPAAIQDEIECEEDPLYCASLNDSQLNQTLDGDEIVVVKVRFIAQKVWRIEIKRADYFKTICQKLSEITDVDAGQIILYFNDQLLNDYDSLKTVPLGISDIIDASVCKEGVVVSSNETLLELKVQSQNRNAQVVISMRPEDPMAVLMQKYAEATGIDLSKLKFKFDGEMLEEDDTPSSLEFEGGECIDVFIRE from the exons ATGTCTGTCGCGGAACATTCCGACAACTCAGACGAAGACTTTAGTTCTTTATATTCGGGTGCTTGTAagcgttttaaaaaagaaaagcaagcaGTTTGTTCTTCAGGAAAACCGCATCTTGCCAACAAAAAAGAGACCAAAATTTTTACTTCAGCTGGAAATGTGTCACCAACACCTGTTCAGCAGATTGATGAAAGTAGTGATGAAGAAGTACTTAGAGTTCCAAACAGAGAAATTCAAGAAGTTGATTTAGATGAAACAGAAGTTCACGACGAAACAGACAGACAAGTGGAAACTCTAGAAGACATAGAAGACTGTATCAATATATCACCTGAAGTGTCATTTTCAGAAGATCTTACAGCACGTAAACTCAGTAAAGTACCTGCAGCAATACAAGATGAAATTGAGTGTGAGGAGGACCCACTATATTGTGCTTCATTGAATGATTCG CAATTGAATCAGACCCTTGATGGCGATGAAATAGTGGTAGTTAAAGTACGCTTCATTGCCCAAAAAGTGTGGAGGATAGAAATCAAAAGG GCTGATTATTTCAAAACCATCTGCCAGAAATTATCAGAGATCACTGATGTGGATGCTGGACAAATAATTCTATATTTCAATGATCAACTACTGAATGACTATGACAGTCTCAAAACAGTGCCACTTGGGATATCAGACATCATTG atgCTTCAGTCTGCAAAGAAGGAGTTGTCGTCAGCTCCAACGAAACATTGTTGGAGTTAAAGGTTCAGAGTCAGAACCGGAATGCACAAGTGGTTATATCAATGCGCCCCGAAGACCCTATGGCAGTTTTGATGCAGAAGTATGCGGAAGCAACCGGTATTGATTTGTCcaaattaaagtttaaatttGATGGCGAGATGTTGGAAGAAGATGACACACCGTCTAGTCTGGAATTTGAAGGTGGCGAGTGTATCGATGTTTTCATTAGAGAGTAG
- the LOC124337642 gene encoding GTP-binding nuclear protein Ran: MAAEPDMPTFKLVLVGDGGTGKTTFVKRHLTGEFEKKYVATLGVEVHPLVFHTNRGAIRFNVWDTAGQEKFGGLRDGYYIQGQCAIIMFDVTSRVTYKNVPNWHRDLVRVCENIPIVLCGNKVDIKDRKVKAKSIVFHRKKNLQYYDISAKSNYNFEKPFLWLARKLIGDPNLEFVAMPALQPPEVQMDPNWQKQIEGELEEAQHIALPEDDEDL; the protein is encoded by the exons ATGGCTGCCGAACCTGACATGCCCACTTTCAAGCTGGTCTTGGTTGGCGATGGTGGTACCGGAAAAACCACTTTCGTTAAGCGTCACTTGACTGgtgaatttgaaaagaagtATGTGGCCACACTTGGTGTGGAAGTTCACCCCTTGGTTTTCCATACCAACCGTGGAGCAATCAGATTCAATGTGTGGGACACTGCTGGTCAGGAGAAGTTTGGAGGTCTCAGAGATGGATATTACATTCAG GGCCAATGTGCTATCATCATGTTTGATGTAACCTCTCGTGTCACCTACAAAAATGTTCCAAATTGGCACAGAGATTTGGTCCGAGTTTGTGAAAATATCCCAATTGTTCTTTGTGGCAACAAAGTTGACATTAAAGATCGTAAAGTCAAGGCCAAATCCATTGTCTTTCATAGAAAGAAGAATCTCCAG tACTATGACATTAGTGCCAAGTCAAACTACAACTTTGAAAAGCCTTTCCTCTGGCTAGCACGCAAGCTAATTGGAGATCCTAACCTAGAGTTTGTTGCTATGCCTGCTCTGCAGCCACCTGAGGTGCAGATGGATCCTAATTGGCAGAAGCAAATTGAAGGTGAATTGGAGGAAGCTCAACACATTGCACTAccagaagatgatgaagacttGTAA
- the LOC124337640 gene encoding uncharacterized protein LOC124337640 — protein MASQSPSGSSQSSFLVVDKKHDKEMDNLQYLAPASILTPSPSPLLMPVDSNWMTPSEYPVHSSSTHMKAQFTRVAYPNSQESVTNVPPIRGVVMPDCYSATAMEQEVMMETTFLEDSMSKKTPDLSDWHCSPPFQFEDVSEDVDISNKDMPFSHFTEKPQIPNVKLESPAICEDICWVGCTFDPLYDSRLCFTQFLEPQDVKEMDPLFITTVEPIAPPFLVAPVLNPPLAAGKITANPFLRSDFPETTPLQAKKRLIETNVSQSPRKLTKMAPHVMPVKVELLQHNAPVWLVKSEFEESSVIDPDEIRLLPFAPSRLEPPQVATTKVPLSRPSTSSVPKSKVDIDVDEEGNLFATIRLIAPSPSTTSKNVNCKNKRTSNHFGHSGKNPSSRLSTKKVTRPKKEDPFSVKSLVAKFIEAAKNKKIS, from the coding sequence ATGGCATCTCAATCTCCCAGTGGTTCTTCTCAATCTTCCTTCTTAGTTGTTGACAAAAAACATGACAAAGAGATGGATAATCTTCAATATCTGGCACCTGCTTCCATTCTAACTCCAAGTCCTAGTCCTTTATTGATGCCAGTTGATTCAAATTGGATGACACCCTCAGAATATCCTGTTCATTCATCCTCTACCCATATGAAAGCACAGTTTACTCGTGTAGCATATCCGAATTCACAGGAATCTGTTACGAATGTTCCACCAATTCGAGGAGTTGTAATGCCAGATTGTTACTCAGCAACAGCAATGGAACAAGAAGTGATGATGGAGACCACTTTCCTTGAAGACTCCATGTCCAAGAAGACCCCTGACTTATCTGATTGGCATTGCAGTCCACCttttcaatttgaggatgtgtcggAAGATGTTGACATCTCTAACAAGGATATGCCATTTTCCCATTTCACGGAGAAACCTCAAATACCTAACGTGAAGCTCGAGTCGCCCGCTATTTGTGAAGACATTTGTTGGGTAGGCTGCACATTTGATCCACTCTATGACAGTCGTCTTTGTTTTACCCAATTTCTGGAACCTCAAGATGTCAAAGAAATGGATCCATTATTCATCACCACTGTTGAACCAATTGCACCACCATTTCTCGTTGCTCCCGTCCTTAACCCACCGTTAGCCGCTGGGAAAATAACTGCCAATCCCTTTCTTCGTTCCGATTTTCCCGAAACAACACCTCTTCAAGCAAAAAAACGATTGATCGAAACCAACGTAAGCCAATCTCCcagaaaattaacaaaaatggCCCCGCATGTTATGCCTGTGAAAGTTGAATTACTTCAACACAATGCGCCGGTTTGGTTGGTGAAATCTGAATTCGAGGAATCCAGTGTTATTGATCCCGACGAGATTCGACTGCTTCCCTTCGCACCTTCACGTTTGGAACCACCACAAGTAGCTACTACAAAAGTCCCATTGAGTCGTCCTTCTACATCTTCGGTACCAAAGTCAAAAGTTGACATAGACGTGGATGAAGAAGGTAATTTATTCGCCACCATTCGTCTGATTGCCCCATCACCTTCCACCACATCAAAGAATGTTAACTGCAAAAACAAGAGGACTAGTAATCACTTTGGGCACTCTGGAAAAAATCCATCATCAAGGTTAAGCACAAAAAAAGTAACAAGACCCAAAAAAGAGGACCCATTTTCTGTCAAGAGTCTGGTGGCAAAGTTCATTGAAgctgcaaaaaataaaaaaatctcctAA
- the LOC124337639 gene encoding leucine zipper putative tumor suppressor 3-like produces METAGSGAGGTAIAPPRLAPVSGVLSQGQGVIKPIACRPVVSSANTTPILGNRCLNSSSSSSQSATNNQQQQQQQPVTSSSGGCNNATTNNNNINNNNAGRHSWGLYNSTSDLRCSALSAGQQTPLAAAPARGQPHLQRFSWSKGPHVEPSEMGTLCARPAAAAAQQTAAPPSSAQRKSLDATHGGRPSDSSNLPPAIQHQNKAAAGSITSINSISSATAGQTVGPSGRVADLSRRFGGSLSSVAAPPNSPTQIRQPPAYRPPPSSSRSSVNKGSAGVLGGSGSSSNNNSVGGGVTYSSSELHLDRVSSLQPFNCARPGVPNGTSTPQWVLGGSEVNLSSLARSTLPRHSQQQQQQQQQQDIENGGLLGLSKNSKGGLLLSAYDPLHHHSSAGIHHHHGALMSCNGSRSSWAGLPSVSKGSSLMNSSMSSNGSSTTLLSTSFERRGENDGGAVTPVVEEGRIRSILGGSSVISSYGLQRMRKQSTGSSLDEDFDCCDGGDNSLADGTPSPSDSGVAELEVLLKEKDCEIALLRETLEQNEAVIFQVYQEKEKSWERELKKLRSIYEERMRAAQQQSSQAERQLQTQTQQWQSDRKQLKQQVQQLKGQLEQVQSRLDETSWTLCQKSGEMALLKSQLKEAQNEQSQRCQEMAKMRAQLKESQELAHNTRQRLEQAMTHQKPLDNRRSITSPILSGRKLIGEPEQQQQHNGSSATSLTVADIQRLQRRIMEQQQSIDAERQVWHEEKATVLVYQRHLQQQYVQAMKRNQQLEDALGLLGITGVPPSSMGQQQKHPPMSSPKSNCSDPITIDLDSSSNSSSTGETHC; encoded by the exons atggAAACCGCCGGTAGTGGAGCCGGTGGAACGGCCATCGCTCCGCCCAGATTGGCGCCAGTTAGCGGCGTTCTCAGTCAG GGTCAAGGTGTGATCAAACCGATCGCTTGTCGGCCGGTCGTGTCCTCGGCCAACACGACGCCCATCCTGGGCAATCGCTgtctcaacagcagcagcagcagcagccaatcgGCTACCaacaaccagcagcagcaacagcagcagccggtgaCGTCATCATCTGGCGGCTGCAATAACGCGacgacaaacaacaacaacatcaacaacaacaacgccggCCGTCACTCGTGGGGTTTGTACAACAGCACGTCCGATTTGCGCTGCTCCGCCTTGTCGGCCGGGCAACAGACGCCCCTGGCCGCCGCCCCCGCCAGAGGGCAACCGCATTTGCAGCGCTTCTCTTGGAGCAAAGGACCTCATGTGGAACCGTCAGAAATGGGCACGCTCTGCGCCaggccggcagcagcagccgcccaGCAAACGGCAGCGCCACCTTCCAGCGCCCAGCGAAAGTCACTGGACGCCACTCATGGCGGCCGACCGTCGGACAGCAGCAACTTACCGCCGGCCATCCAGCACCAGAACAAGGCGGCCGCCGGCAGTATCACCAGCATCAACAGCATCAGCTCGGCAACGGCCGGACAGACGGTCGGACCTAGCGGCCGAGTGGCCGATCTAAGTCGCCGATTCGGTGGCTCCCTCTCCAGCGTCGCGGCACCGCCCAATTCTCCCACGCAGATCCGTCAGCCTCCGGCGTATCGGCCACCGCCCTCTTCGTCACGCTCCTCCG TCAATAAAGGAAGCGCTGGCGTATTGGGCGgatccggcagcagcagcaacaacaacagtgtcGGCGGCGGAGTCACGTACAGCAGTTCCGAATTGCACCTGGACAGAGTTTCGTCGCTGCAGCCGTTCAATTGCGCAAGACCGGGAGTGCCCAACGGAACTTCGACGCCGCAATGGGTCCTCGGCGGCTCTGAAGTGAACCTCAGCAGTTTGGCGAG GTCGACCTTGCCACGTcattcccagcagcagcagcagcaacagcagcagcaagacaTTGAGAATGGCGGCCTGTTGGGTTTGAGCAAGAACAGCAAAGGCGGACTTTTATTGAGCGCCTACGATCCGTTGCATCATCACTCATCGGCCGGAATCCATCACCACCACGGAGCCCTGATGAGCTGTAATGGCAGTCGAAGCAGCTGGGCCGGCCTTCCGTCCGTCTCCAAGGGCTCGTCTCTGATGAACAGCAGCATGAGCAGCAACGGGAGCAGCACGACTCTGCTGTCGACGTCGTTCGAGCGTCGCGGGGAAAATGACGGTGGCGCCGTCACGCCGGTGGTCGAGGAAGGAAGAATCCGATCCATCCTGGGCGGAAGCTCCGTCATCAGCAGCTACGGGCTCCAGCGGATGAGGAAGCAATCGACGGGCTCCTCGCTGGACGAGGATTTCGACTGCTGCGACGGCGGCGACAATTCGCTGGCGGACGGAACTCCATCGCCGTCCGACTCAGGCGTGGCCGAACTGGAAGTTCTGCTCAAGGAGAAGGACTGCGAAATCGCTCTGCTCAGGGAGACGCTGGAACAGAACGAGGCCGTCATCTTCCAGGTCTACCAGGAGAAGGAAAAGAGTTGGGAGCGGGAGCTCAAGAAATTGCGGTCCATCTACGAAGAGCGAATGAGAGCCGCCCAGCAACAATCATCTCAGGCTGAACGCCAATTGCAG ACTCAGACGCAACAATGGCAATCGGATCGGAAACAATTGAAGCAGCAGGTGCAGCAGCTCAAGGGCCAGCTGGAGCAAGTGCAGTCGAGGCTGGACGAGACGTCGTGGACGCTTTGCCAAAAGAGCGGCGAGATGGCCTTGCTCAAGTCGCAGCTGAAGGAAGCCCAAAACGAGCAGAGTCAACGCTGCCAGGAAATGGCCAAGATGCGGGCCCAGCTCAAGGAGTCTCAAGAGCTGGCCCACAATACCAGACAGAGGCTGGAACAAGCCATGACTCACCAGAAGCCGTTGGATAACAGGCGCAGTATCACTTCGCCAATCTTGTCCGGTCGCAAATTGATTGGCGAACccgaacaacagcagcagcacaacggATCCTCTGCCACCAGTTTGACCGTCGCTGATATCCAGCGGCTCCAGCGGAGGATcatggagcagcagcagagcatcGACGCAGAGCGACAG gtgTGGCACGAAGAGAAGGCCACAGTGTTGGTTTATCAACGCCATCTCCAGCAGCAGTACGTCCAGGCCATGAAGAGGAACCAGCAGTTGGAAGATGCTTTGGGTTTGCTGGGTATTACGGGTGTGCCTCCGTCCTCTatgggccagcagcagaaacATCCGCCCATGTCGTCGCCCAAATCCAACTGCAGCGACCCCATCACCATTGACCTGGATTCATCCAGCAATAGCAGCAGCACTGGTGAAACCCACTGCTGA